One genomic segment of Salinigranum rubrum includes these proteins:
- a CDS encoding extracellular solute-binding protein, whose amino-acid sequence MSRGISRRNFMLHAGVTAGAVGLAGCTGGGNDGGNGGSGGGGGGGGSGGNGGDGGGGNGGGDASSGSRPLKWMGPAWAVRGGQGDKFTEMTGNEIDITTADIPTTQQKLLSGDRETFDAFSLDTSGAGALTQDNDASLTVPTSALDKWDESTITPLFTDPGERVGYLGAQTDTLLNELWANEDRTELLFPPHVYNFDAIGLNPKLVDVDAVTKWSALFDDQYSGQVAMGATSAISIPEALMHLLDNGMIDADVGDLNDPTEDQLDAAVDFLIKEKEAGQFRSTWVAYGNSVNLMSSEEAILGDIWQPACLDVRRAGTPCTYATMSDGVQGYRYWYGGIAPASPGASSRNNVDEVHTLINDVHYGAWFPGFIQGWGYSVPHYPNTELVRDGSDESGQGMGPEYYDWAYEGTATYQSVAEPGLFDPQTYEWSMEEGSPASDGKVRDSGPIEQRIDRLGFFQIWPSNADYMLNRWQEFTSA is encoded by the coding sequence ATGTCCCGTGGCATTAGCAGACGCAACTTCATGTTGCACGCAGGAGTGACCGCCGGTGCAGTCGGACTCGCCGGCTGTACCGGTGGCGGTAACGACGGTGGAAACGGCGGCAGCGGCGGTGGTGGTGGCGGCGGTGGGAGCGGTGGAAACGGCGGCGATGGTGGCGGTGGGAACGGCGGCGGCGACGCCAGCAGCGGGTCGCGCCCCCTGAAGTGGATGGGCCCGGCGTGGGCCGTCCGCGGTGGACAGGGCGACAAGTTCACCGAGATGACGGGGAACGAGATAGATATCACGACCGCCGACATCCCGACCACTCAGCAGAAACTCCTCAGTGGCGACCGCGAGACGTTCGACGCCTTCTCGCTCGACACCTCCGGGGCGGGTGCGCTCACCCAGGACAACGACGCGAGCCTCACCGTTCCGACGAGCGCGCTCGACAAGTGGGACGAGAGCACCATCACGCCGCTGTTCACCGACCCCGGAGAGCGGGTCGGATACCTCGGCGCGCAGACCGACACCCTGTTGAACGAACTGTGGGCCAACGAGGACCGGACCGAACTCCTGTTCCCGCCGCACGTGTACAACTTCGACGCCATCGGGCTGAACCCCAAACTGGTCGACGTCGACGCCGTCACGAAGTGGTCGGCGCTGTTCGACGACCAGTACTCCGGACAGGTCGCGATGGGAGCGACCTCCGCCATCTCCATCCCCGAGGCGCTCATGCACCTGCTCGACAACGGCATGATCGACGCCGACGTGGGTGACCTGAACGACCCGACGGAGGACCAACTCGACGCCGCCGTCGACTTCCTCATCAAGGAGAAGGAGGCCGGCCAGTTCCGGTCGACGTGGGTCGCATACGGCAACTCCGTGAACCTCATGTCCTCCGAGGAGGCCATCCTCGGCGACATCTGGCAGCCCGCCTGCCTCGACGTCCGCCGCGCGGGAACACCGTGTACCTACGCCACCATGAGCGACGGGGTCCAGGGGTACCGTTACTGGTACGGCGGTATCGCGCCCGCGAGCCCCGGTGCCTCCTCGAGGAACAACGTCGACGAGGTCCACACCCTCATCAACGACGTTCACTACGGCGCGTGGTTCCCCGGTTTCATTCAGGGCTGGGGCTACTCGGTCCCGCACTACCCGAACACGGAACTCGTCCGCGACGGCTCCGACGAGTCCGGACAGGGCATGGGCCCCGAGTACTACGACTGGGCGTACGAGGGCACGGCGACCTACCAGTCGGTCGCCGAACCCGGCCTGTTCGACCCACAGACGTACGAGTGGTCGATGGAGGAAGGTTCGCCAGCCTCCGACGGCAAGGTTCGTGACTCCGGGCCCATCGAGCAGCGCATCGACCGCCTGGGCTTCTTCCAGATCTGGCCGAGCAACGCGGACTACATGCTCAACCGCTGGCAGGAGTTCACCAGCGCCTGA
- the capA gene encoding caprolactamase subunit alpha encodes MTYRLGIDSGGTFTDFVLAGDGTVEVHKTPSTPSDPSQAVRDGLELVAREHDTDVSGLLDEIDIIIHGTTVATNALIEHTGAKTGLICTAGHEDSLEIRLGHKEDGHRYDMNYPMAEMLVPRHLRMPVRGRVLSDGSEYAHLNEDDVYEAVERFREEGVDAVAVSLVWSFENPAHEERIRAILDEELPDVFTSFSTDVLPQVREYTRTSTTVVNAYVKPTLDRYVARVDAYLDENGFSGEIRYIQANGGIASSDSLRRRPAYAINSGPAGGPAAGLHLARTFGSEDVITVDMGGTSFDVSLTRDGSTEVRKDFDLMRYRMGLPMLHVETIGAGGGSIASLDRGVLQVGPQSAGAEPGPACYDRGGTRPTVTDALMVLGYLNQEELLGGRMPIDSDASTRAIEEHIASASQLDVETAAAGILEIVTKNMVDGIRQVSIEKGHDPRDFTMVCGGGAGPAHATALADELGVGRVLVPKTASVLCAYGEVVSNYKHNQLASYPSRIEAVDAADLEGRFAALEAEARERLATEGIAADDVELQRVFEMRYRNQIKECEVTMPAVEITEEWLATLREAFDRRHEELYTYAEPETPVDVINIESVAYGHVTPPEISGGLPTEGSVEDARAGSREAYFESEGGFAETPVYDGARIPAGSELVGPAIVEETTTTMVVNPGWRARLDDAGVYELTVED; translated from the coding sequence GTGACGTACCGACTCGGCATCGACTCGGGCGGCACGTTCACCGACTTCGTGCTCGCCGGTGACGGCACCGTGGAGGTCCACAAGACGCCGTCGACGCCGTCGGACCCCTCCCAGGCCGTCCGCGACGGCCTCGAACTCGTCGCCCGCGAGCACGACACCGACGTCTCGGGGCTCTTAGACGAGATAGATATCATCATCCACGGGACGACGGTGGCGACGAACGCGCTCATCGAACACACGGGCGCGAAGACGGGCCTCATCTGCACCGCGGGTCACGAGGACTCTCTCGAAATCAGACTCGGCCACAAGGAGGACGGCCACCGCTACGACATGAACTACCCGATGGCCGAGATGCTCGTGCCCCGGCACCTCAGGATGCCCGTCCGCGGGCGGGTCCTCTCCGACGGCTCCGAGTACGCGCACCTGAACGAGGACGACGTCTACGAAGCGGTCGAACGCTTCCGCGAGGAGGGCGTCGACGCCGTCGCCGTCTCGCTCGTCTGGTCGTTCGAGAACCCCGCACACGAGGAGCGGATTCGGGCGATTCTCGACGAGGAACTCCCCGACGTGTTCACCTCCTTCTCGACGGACGTCCTCCCGCAGGTGCGCGAGTACACCCGGACGAGCACCACCGTCGTCAACGCGTACGTCAAGCCGACGCTCGACCGGTACGTCGCACGCGTCGACGCGTATCTCGACGAGAACGGTTTCTCGGGCGAGATACGGTACATCCAGGCGAACGGCGGTATCGCGAGCAGCGACTCCCTTCGGCGGCGACCGGCGTACGCCATCAACTCCGGACCGGCCGGCGGACCCGCTGCCGGCTTACACCTCGCCCGGACGTTCGGCTCCGAGGACGTCATCACCGTCGACATGGGCGGGACGAGCTTCGACGTGAGCCTCACGCGCGACGGAAGCACCGAGGTCCGGAAGGACTTCGACCTGATGCGCTACCGGATGGGCCTCCCCATGTTACACGTCGAGACCATCGGTGCCGGCGGCGGTTCCATCGCCTCTCTCGACAGAGGCGTCCTCCAGGTCGGCCCGCAGAGCGCGGGCGCCGAACCCGGTCCCGCCTGCTACGACCGCGGCGGGACGCGGCCGACCGTGACGGACGCGCTGATGGTGCTCGGTTATCTGAACCAGGAGGAACTCCTGGGTGGGAGAATGCCCATCGACAGCGACGCCTCCACCCGAGCCATCGAGGAGCACATCGCGAGCGCCTCGCAACTCGACGTCGAGACGGCCGCGGCGGGCATCCTCGAAATCGTCACGAAGAACATGGTCGACGGCATCCGGCAGGTGAGCATCGAGAAGGGCCACGACCCGCGCGACTTCACGATGGTCTGTGGCGGCGGCGCCGGGCCCGCCCACGCGACCGCGCTGGCCGACGAACTCGGCGTCGGGCGCGTGCTCGTCCCGAAGACGGCGAGCGTGCTCTGTGCGTACGGCGAAGTCGTCTCGAACTACAAGCACAACCAGTTGGCGTCGTACCCCTCACGCATCGAGGCGGTCGACGCCGCCGACCTGGAGGGCCGATTCGCCGCCCTCGAAGCCGAGGCGCGCGAGCGACTCGCGACGGAGGGCATCGCCGCGGACGACGTCGAACTCCAGCGGGTGTTCGAGATGCGCTACCGCAACCAGATCAAGGAGTGTGAGGTGACGATGCCGGCGGTCGAGATAACCGAGGAGTGGCTCGCGACCCTCAGAGAGGCGTTCGACCGCAGACACGAGGAGCTGTACACCTACGCCGAGCCCGAGACGCCGGTGGACGTCATCAACATCGAGAGCGTCGCCTACGGACACGTGACCCCGCCGGAGATCAGCGGTGGCCTCCCGACCGAGGGGAGCGTCGAAGACGCCCGCGCCGGCAGCCGCGAAGCGTACTTCGAGTCCGAAGGCGGCTTCGCCGAGACGCCGGTGTACGACGGGGCACGGATACCCGCGGGTTCGGAACTCGTCGGGCCGGCCATCGTCGAGGAGACCACGACCACGATGGTCGTCAACCCCGGGTGGCGGGCGCGCCTCGACGACGCGGGCGTCTACGAACTGACCGTCGAGGACTGA
- a CDS encoding ABC transporter permease, giving the protein MAAPIYISLSQIDEDLLDASETLRGGPIETFRHITLPLSMPGVAIGVIFVFVLSIGDFTVPQFLSGGKGTITTLIYLAVNNGLNYPNAAALSISLLVIIFAIVYVLTRFVDISKIARS; this is encoded by the coding sequence ATGGCCGCACCCATCTACATCTCGCTGTCACAGATCGACGAGGACCTCCTGGACGCGTCGGAGACGCTTCGCGGCGGCCCCATCGAGACGTTCAGACACATCACCCTCCCGCTGTCGATGCCCGGCGTCGCCATCGGCGTCATCTTCGTGTTCGTCCTCTCCATCGGTGACTTCACCGTCCCGCAGTTCCTCTCCGGCGGGAAAGGGACCATCACGACGCTCATCTACCTCGCGGTGAACAACGGTCTGAACTACCCGAACGCCGCGGCGCTCTCCATCTCGCTGCTCGTCATCATCTTCGCCATCGTCTACGTCCTGACCCGGTTCGTCGACATCAGCAAGATCGCTCGCAGCTGA
- a CDS encoding aspartate/glutamate racemase family protein: protein MTDDHSPAIRIKAINPNTTQAMTENIGRQANRYTADSTSVTAVSPARGPVSIESYYDDYLAVPGLLEEIMKDDDAYDAFIVACWGDPGLEACREVTEKPVVGIAEASMYVANMLGARWSVATILPRAKHFIEAAVIKTGLSDRCASVRCTDLTVVETEEARDATFEGLLAVSRLAIEEDGAEAICLGCAGMGGLAERLEEELPVPVVDSVGAAAVLAESLVQLGKTTSKVMTYRPPEPKEQKGYDEIYQFRADTPAADD from the coding sequence ATGACCGACGACCACTCCCCAGCCATCCGAATCAAAGCCATCAATCCGAACACCACGCAGGCGATGACCGAGAACATCGGACGACAAGCGAACAGGTACACCGCCGATTCGACCAGTGTCACTGCGGTCTCGCCCGCTCGCGGCCCCGTGAGTATCGAGTCGTACTACGACGACTACCTCGCGGTTCCCGGACTCCTCGAAGAGATCATGAAAGACGACGACGCGTACGACGCGTTCATCGTCGCCTGCTGGGGCGACCCCGGCCTCGAAGCCTGCCGCGAAGTGACCGAGAAACCCGTCGTCGGCATCGCCGAGGCGTCGATGTACGTCGCCAACATGCTTGGGGCACGATGGTCCGTCGCGACCATCCTCCCCCGCGCGAAGCACTTCATCGAGGCCGCCGTGATCAAGACCGGTCTCTCCGACCGCTGCGCGTCGGTCCGCTGTACCGACCTGACCGTCGTCGAGACGGAGGAAGCCCGTGACGCGACGTTCGAGGGCCTGCTGGCGGTGAGCCGACTCGCCATCGAGGAGGACGGCGCGGAGGCCATCTGCCTCGGCTGTGCCGGGATGGGCGGCCTCGCCGAGCGACTGGAGGAGGAGCTTCCGGTCCCCGTCGTCGACAGCGTCGGGGCCGCCGCCGTCCTCGCGGAGTCGCTGGTCCAACTCGGAAAGACGACGAGCAAGGTCATGACCTACCGCCCCCCGGAACCGAAAGAGCAGAAGGGGTACGACGAAATCTACCAGTTCCGCGCCGACACGCCCGCGGCGGACGACTGA
- a CDS encoding MaoC family dehydratase translates to MTDDESSKRRLVSGWQGRYYEDFQVGDIYKHPYGRTVTETDNVWFTNVTMNLNPMHFNEAYAAETEFGERLVDGTFVIALVVGMSVIDISANATANLGYDDIRHHAPVYHGDTLFAESEVLEKRESSSREHVGIVTTELRAYNQEDTKVISLKRTPMVLKREHAQPSAAKPTGWPEGIGTQPEELE, encoded by the coding sequence ATGACCGACGACGAGAGTTCGAAGCGACGGCTCGTGAGCGGGTGGCAAGGGCGGTACTACGAGGACTTCCAGGTCGGGGATATCTACAAACACCCCTACGGGAGGACCGTCACCGAGACGGACAACGTGTGGTTCACGAACGTGACGATGAACCTCAACCCGATGCACTTCAACGAGGCGTACGCCGCCGAGACTGAATTCGGCGAGCGCCTCGTCGACGGCACGTTCGTCATCGCCCTCGTGGTGGGGATGAGCGTCATCGACATCTCCGCCAACGCGACGGCGAACCTGGGGTACGACGATATCCGCCACCACGCGCCCGTCTACCACGGCGACACCCTCTTCGCCGAGAGCGAGGTGCTGGAGAAGCGCGAGTCCTCGTCGAGAGAGCACGTCGGCATCGTCACCACAGAACTGCGAGCGTACAACCAAGAGGACACCAAGGTCATCTCGCTGAAGCGCACCCCGATGGTGCTCAAACGCGAGCACGCCCAGCCCTCGGCGGCGAAGCCGACCGGGTGGCCGGAGGGAATCGGGACGCAACCGGAGGAGTTGGAGTAG
- the capB gene encoding caprolactamase subunit beta — MPDTRDIDPITLSVVQGGLETAQREMTTTMMHTARSSVLNIARDYSNALFDKDGQMLIQGQDIPIHLGSLMPATKAVIERFRDDVEPGDVMYHNDPAWSGSHILDCCMYKPVFIQGSLEFWTVSKGHMTDIGGPVPSGYNPEATEIYAEGLRIPPIKLWEGGDLREDVRDLLLANVRSADDWKGDLNAQHGAVQIGERHLHRLVDRYGLDTVSTCFDRLLDRAEEAMRDEISTIPDGTYEGTVPLEDSGHGLGEVDITARVTIDGDEAHVELDSPEQLPYYINSYAANSVSGVYLGFMMFMQLDPPYNEGLYRPISVDVGESGTMTNAEEPAPHVNCTTTPSETITDAVRTALEKAEPERAVASWGHTSGVNIAGERPDSGNTYTTMVLASIISGAGASHDMDGWHSRGPLCCFGALSSGDVEVMEHMYPIVLHRYSLRPDSGGAGRQRGGCGTVWEVEPRDHDMQVIMWGEGRKNETPNALGSYNTLSEPKLGSVEVERADGAREEFRENAIVTVGPGDRARNYNPGGGGVGDPMTRPVDAVLEDVKNGVVTHEGAEQEYGVVVVDGEVDERATEEARAARTDGGTTATPPGEPGEADADEEAER; from the coding sequence ATGCCCGATACGAGAGACATCGACCCGATCACCCTGTCGGTCGTCCAGGGTGGGCTGGAGACGGCCCAGCGGGAGATGACGACGACGATGATGCACACGGCGCGCTCTTCGGTTCTCAACATCGCCCGCGACTACTCGAACGCCCTCTTCGACAAGGACGGGCAGATGCTCATCCAGGGACAGGACATCCCCATCCACCTGGGGAGTCTCATGCCCGCGACGAAGGCCGTCATCGAACGCTTCCGCGACGACGTCGAACCCGGCGACGTCATGTACCACAACGACCCCGCGTGGAGTGGCAGTCACATCCTCGACTGCTGTATGTACAAGCCCGTCTTCATCCAGGGCTCCCTGGAGTTCTGGACGGTCTCGAAGGGCCACATGACCGACATCGGCGGCCCCGTTCCTTCGGGCTACAACCCCGAGGCGACCGAGATTTACGCCGAGGGGCTTCGCATCCCCCCGATCAAGCTCTGGGAGGGTGGCGACCTCCGCGAGGACGTCCGCGACCTCCTCCTCGCGAACGTCCGCTCCGCCGACGACTGGAAGGGGGATTTGAACGCACAGCACGGCGCCGTCCAGATCGGCGAACGCCACCTCCACCGACTCGTGGACAGATACGGGCTCGACACGGTGAGCACCTGTTTCGACCGTCTGCTCGACCGGGCGGAGGAGGCGATGCGCGATGAGATTTCGACGATTCCCGACGGCACCTACGAGGGGACCGTCCCCTTGGAGGACTCGGGCCACGGCCTCGGCGAGGTCGACATCACCGCACGGGTCACTATCGATGGCGACGAGGCGCACGTCGAACTCGACTCGCCCGAGCAACTGCCGTACTACATCAACTCCTACGCGGCGAACTCGGTGTCGGGCGTGTACCTCGGCTTCATGATGTTCATGCAACTCGACCCGCCGTACAACGAGGGGCTCTACCGACCCATCTCGGTAGACGTGGGCGAGTCGGGGACGATGACCAACGCCGAGGAACCGGCTCCGCACGTCAACTGCACGACGACGCCCTCCGAAACAATCACCGACGCCGTCCGAACCGCCCTGGAGAAGGCCGAACCCGAGCGCGCGGTCGCCTCGTGGGGCCACACCAGCGGCGTCAACATCGCCGGGGAGCGTCCCGACAGCGGAAACACGTACACGACGATGGTGCTCGCCTCTATCATCAGCGGGGCCGGCGCTTCCCACGACATGGACGGCTGGCACTCGCGCGGGCCGCTCTGTTGTTTCGGCGCGCTCTCCTCGGGTGACGTGGAGGTGATGGAACACATGTACCCCATCGTCCTCCACCGGTACTCGCTCAGGCCCGACAGCGGCGGTGCGGGCCGCCAGCGCGGCGGTTGCGGCACCGTCTGGGAGGTCGAGCCCCGCGACCACGACATGCAGGTCATCATGTGGGGAGAAGGGAGAAAGAACGAGACGCCCAACGCGCTGGGGTCGTACAACACCCTCTCGGAGCCGAAACTCGGCTCCGTCGAAGTCGAGCGTGCGGACGGGGCGAGAGAGGAGTTCCGCGAGAACGCCATCGTCACCGTCGGCCCGGGCGACCGCGCCCGCAACTACAACCCCGGGGGCGGCGGCGTCGGCGACCCGATGACGCGGCCGGTCGACGCCGTCCTCGAAGACGTGAAGAACGGCGTCGTCACCCACGAGGGCGCGGAGCAGGAGTACGGCGTCGTCGTCGTCGACGGCGAAGTCGACGAGCGTGCCACGGAGGAGGCGCGTGCGGCCCGCACCGACGGGGGAACGACCGCCACGCCACCGGGTGAACCGGGTGAGGCCGACGCGGACGAGGAGGCGGAACGGTGA
- a CDS encoding acyl-CoA dehydrogenase family protein produces MTRATDIVELSDQQRLVRDSVREICEGYDDEYWRERDREESYPTAFVDELGEHGWFGILVPEEYGGAGMGTPETVVMMEEIARSGGGFTASQAVHGGIYNSVPIVRYGSEALKREVLPAVAAGEEAIQAFGLTEPNAGSNSTAIETFAERDGDDYVVNGQKIWTSRVDASDYILLVARTTPLDEVEKRTRGISMFLVDIDEAVEAESLEMKSIPKSASTAVHAFELWFEDLRVPANRLVGEEGAGFYQVLDGLNEERLVIAAECVGLGELAIDRAVAYANEREVFDRPIGQHQAIQHPLAKAYAQVQAAKQLTYSAAAVVDAQTGTDVGARANMAKYLASEAAFAAADAAVQTHGGFGVATEYDVERYFREARLTRLVPITQELVLNYLGEKVLGLPRSY; encoded by the coding sequence ATGACCCGAGCGACGGACATCGTCGAGCTGTCCGACCAGCAGCGGCTGGTCCGAGACAGCGTTCGAGAGATCTGTGAAGGGTACGACGACGAGTACTGGCGCGAACGGGACCGCGAGGAGTCGTATCCGACGGCGTTCGTCGACGAACTCGGCGAACACGGCTGGTTCGGCATCCTCGTCCCCGAGGAGTACGGCGGCGCCGGGATGGGGACGCCAGAGACGGTCGTCATGATGGAGGAAATCGCCCGATCCGGCGGGGGGTTCACCGCCTCGCAGGCCGTCCACGGCGGCATCTACAACTCCGTCCCCATCGTCCGGTACGGGAGCGAGGCGTTGAAGCGAGAGGTCCTCCCGGCGGTCGCGGCGGGGGAGGAAGCCATCCAGGCGTTCGGGTTGACCGAGCCGAACGCGGGTTCGAACTCGACCGCCATCGAGACGTTCGCCGAGCGCGACGGCGACGACTACGTGGTGAACGGCCAGAAGATCTGGACCTCCCGCGTCGACGCGAGCGACTACATCCTCCTCGTGGCCCGGACGACGCCTCTGGACGAGGTGGAGAAACGGACGCGGGGCATCTCGATGTTCCTCGTCGACATCGACGAGGCGGTCGAGGCCGAGAGCTTGGAAATGAAGTCCATCCCGAAATCGGCGAGCACCGCGGTCCACGCCTTCGAGCTCTGGTTCGAGGACCTCAGAGTCCCGGCGAACCGTCTCGTCGGCGAGGAGGGGGCCGGGTTCTACCAGGTGCTCGACGGGCTCAACGAGGAACGGCTCGTCATCGCTGCCGAGTGCGTCGGCCTCGGCGAACTCGCCATCGACCGGGCCGTCGCGTACGCCAACGAGCGCGAGGTGTTCGACCGCCCCATCGGACAGCATCAGGCCATCCAACACCCACTGGCGAAAGCGTACGCGCAGGTCCAGGCCGCGAAACAGCTCACCTACAGCGCCGCGGCGGTCGTCGACGCCCAGACCGGAACCGACGTGGGCGCCCGAGCGAACATGGCGAAGTACCTCGCGAGCGAGGCGGCGTTCGCCGCGGCGGACGCCGCCGTCCAGACGCACGGCGGGTTCGGCGTCGCCACCGAGTACGACGTCGAGCGCTACTTCCGCGAAGCGCGGCTGACACGCCTCGTCCCGATCACGCAGGAGCTGGTGCTCAACTACCTCGGAGAGAAGGTGCTCGGACTCCCGCGGTCGTACTGA
- a CDS encoding acetyl-CoA hydrolase/transferase C-terminal domain-containing protein: MVDHTVTTRVADGLEPVSPERAAAEIPDDATLVLSGFGRAGYPKAVPLALAESGRDLSLTVISGGSVGDEVDTALVEADAVARRFPFQATAAARSAINEGRVAFHDRHISRLGDEVAFGHYGTPDVALVEAVAVGDDWLVPTTSIGHTPTYVASAERLVVEVNHAQPLSLQHLHDVYDRGMPPTRPPIPLSNPGERIGSPHIAFDPDKLLAVVETDRPDAPYSFREPTAVDRRIADNLVSFLARELEESPTFEEALNLQFGVGSLGNALMGAFADADFGDRVVSYYGEVIQDGLLDMLDAGRLENASAASLALSAEGQRRLFADLEGYAERVVVRNADVSNNPTLIDRFGVVGVNSALEVDLYGHVNSTHLGGTHVVNGIGGSGDFTRTSTLSVIALGSTAKNGTIPRIVPMVPHVDHTEHDVNVVVTEQGVADLRGCSPRERAARLVDHCAHPDYRADLNAYLDRAAEGSGNVPHDLDTAFDWQRG; the protein is encoded by the coding sequence ATGGTTGACCACACGGTCACGACGCGGGTCGCCGACGGTCTCGAACCGGTCTCCCCGGAACGGGCCGCTGCCGAGATACCCGACGACGCGACGCTCGTCCTCAGCGGGTTCGGACGCGCGGGCTACCCGAAGGCCGTCCCGCTCGCGCTCGCCGAGAGCGGCCGGGACCTCTCGCTGACGGTCATCAGCGGCGGGAGCGTCGGGGACGAGGTCGACACCGCGCTCGTCGAGGCTGACGCCGTCGCCCGGCGGTTCCCGTTCCAGGCGACGGCGGCCGCCCGGTCCGCGATCAACGAGGGGAGGGTCGCGTTCCACGACCGTCACATCTCCCGACTCGGCGACGAGGTGGCGTTCGGTCACTACGGCACGCCCGACGTGGCGCTCGTCGAGGCGGTCGCCGTCGGCGACGACTGGCTCGTGCCGACAACCTCTATCGGGCACACGCCGACGTACGTCGCTTCTGCTGAGCGACTCGTCGTCGAGGTGAACCACGCCCAGCCGCTCTCCCTCCAGCACCTCCACGACGTGTACGACCGCGGGATGCCGCCGACGCGTCCCCCGATTCCCCTCTCGAACCCGGGGGAACGCATCGGCTCGCCACACATCGCGTTCGACCCGGACAAGCTCCTCGCGGTGGTCGAGACCGACCGCCCCGACGCGCCGTACTCCTTCAGGGAGCCGACGGCGGTCGACCGGCGCATCGCCGACAACCTCGTCTCGTTCCTCGCTCGTGAACTGGAGGAGAGCCCGACGTTCGAAGAGGCGCTGAACCTCCAGTTCGGCGTCGGCAGCCTCGGGAACGCGCTGATGGGGGCGTTCGCCGACGCCGACTTCGGCGACCGGGTCGTCTCGTACTACGGCGAGGTCATCCAGGACGGCCTCCTCGACATGCTCGACGCGGGGCGGCTCGAAAACGCCAGCGCCGCCTCGCTCGCGCTCTCCGCGGAGGGGCAGCGCCGGTTGTTCGCCGACCTGGAAGGCTACGCCGAGCGGGTCGTCGTCCGCAACGCCGACGTCTCGAACAACCCGACGCTCATCGACCGCTTCGGCGTCGTGGGCGTGAACAGCGCCCTCGAAGTCGACCTCTACGGCCACGTCAACTCGACGCATCTCGGCGGCACCCACGTCGTCAACGGCATCGGCGGGAGCGGCGACTTCACCCGGACCAGCACGCTGTCGGTCATCGCGCTCGGCTCGACGGCCAAGAACGGGACCATCCCACGAATCGTCCCGATGGTCCCGCACGTCGACCACACGGAACACGACGTGAACGTCGTGGTCACCGAACAGGGCGTCGCGGACCTCCGCGGCTGTTCCCCGCGCGAGCGGGCCGCCCGACTCGTCGACCACTGCGCGCACCCGGACTACCGCGCCGACCTGAACGCGTATCTCGACCGGGCCGCGGAGGGGAGCGGAAACGTCCCCCACGACCTCGACACGGCGTTCGACTGGCAGCGTGGGTGA
- a CDS encoding IclR family transcriptional regulator, whose translation MDPIAHSDDNIRSVELSFGIIERIRESRTASLAELTTQTGLAKSTVHAHLTTLTNLGFIVREGDNYRLGLRFLELGEEVRNHRSEFRLIQGHVKTLAERFDERAQFIVEENGEGVYIYRETGSHAVQTDSGIGRRIHLHSTAAGKAILANLPDERVREIVDQHGLAAVTDMTITDEEELLAELAAVRERGFSFNREENLRGLNAVGVPVHDASGDVLGALSVSGPSHRMKGQKLEVDVPDLMLGMANEIELNLAYPQ comes from the coding sequence ATGGACCCCATCGCTCACTCGGACGACAACATCCGTTCGGTGGAGCTATCGTTCGGCATCATCGAGCGTATTCGGGAGAGCCGAACGGCGAGCCTGGCGGAGTTAACCACCCAGACCGGGCTGGCGAAGAGCACGGTCCACGCGCACCTGACGACGCTGACGAATCTCGGCTTTATCGTCCGCGAAGGTGACAACTACCGGCTCGGGCTGCGCTTTCTCGAACTCGGAGAAGAGGTCCGAAACCACCGTTCTGAGTTCCGACTCATCCAGGGACACGTGAAGACGCTCGCGGAGCGCTTCGACGAGCGGGCGCAGTTCATCGTCGAGGAGAACGGCGAGGGCGTCTACATCTACCGGGAGACGGGAAGCCACGCGGTCCAGACCGACTCGGGCATCGGACGCCGCATCCACCTCCACTCGACGGCCGCGGGCAAAGCCATCCTCGCGAACCTCCCCGACGAGCGCGTTCGCGAGATCGTCGACCAGCACGGCCTCGCCGCCGTCACGGATATGACGATCACGGACGAGGAGGAACTCCTCGCCGAACTCGCCGCCGTCCGCGAGCGCGGGTTCTCGTTCAACCGCGAGGAGAACCTCCGCGGCCTCAACGCCGTCGGCGTCCCGGTGCACGATGCGAGCGGGGACGTCCTCGGGGCGCTGAGCGTCTCGGGACCCTCTCACCGGATGAAAGGCCAGAAGCTCGAAGTGGACGTCCCCGACCTGATGCTCGGCATGGCGAACGAGATAGAACTCAACCTGGCGTATCCACAGTGA